In Fusarium oxysporum Fo47 chromosome IX, complete sequence, the following proteins share a genomic window:
- a CDS encoding PrpF protein-domain-containing protein: MAIEIETPQEHYPTRHALSCVLMRAGTSKGLFIHRKDLPEKESEWGPHLISALGSRNNDAKQVDGVGGGSSTTSKVAVISLSNREDADVDFTFVQVAVGKESVDFSGNCGNMSSGVGPFAVQERLVTPKPGQTEIDVRIFNTNTSRIIVETVELDRNGDFKEDGDFIIPGVKSPGSEVKCSFVDPAGSMAGSLFPSGQKQQWLHVDPSSLLPEMAPFQIRATLIDAANPFVMISATDFTTILGANAAPETQHALVETIRCQGAVDMGLATSTKVAGLTRGTPKIALLSSPTHRANHKTPDIYVQSYSMGLPHPTLQLTGAVCLGSAVSIQGTIAADLSATPITDGPPTPERTPSPDMQGERKDTANTRQIVIEHSKGTIPVLVKKNGEDGIESCAVSRTARRLFEGRVCYYL; encoded by the coding sequence ATGGCTATCGAGATCGAAACTCCCCAGGAGCACTATCCTACCCGCCACGCCCTGTCCTGCGTGCTAATGCGCGCCGGAACCTCAAAGGGCCTCTTCATCCACCGGAAAGACCTCCCCGAGAAGGAATCGGAATGGGGTCCACATCTCATCTCAGCATTGGGCTCGCGAAACAACGATGCTAAACAGGTCGACGGCGTCGGCGGTGGTTCATCTACTACGTCAAAGGTTGCTGTGATTTCACTGTCGAACCGTGAAGATGCCGACGTCGACTTTACTTTTGTCCAAGTCGCTGTTGGGAAGGAGTCGGTGGATTTCTCAGGAAACTGTGGAAATATGAGTTCGGGTGTTGGACCTTTCGCTGTTCAGGAGAGACTTGTCACGCCCAAGCCGGGACAGACGGAGATTGATGTTAggatcttcaacaccaacacgAGCAGAATCATCGTCGAGACTGTTGAGTTGGATCGTAATGGTGACTTCAAGGAAGATGGCGACTTTATCATTCCTGGTGTTAAATCACCTGGCAGTGAAGTCAAGTGCTCTTTCGTTGATCCCGCAGGTAGCATGGCGGGAAGCTTGTTCCCTTCTGGTCAAAAGCAGCAGTGGCTTCACGTCGACCCTTCATCATTATTACCCGAGATGGCACCTTTTCAGATCCGCGCTACTTTGATCGACGCTGCCAACCCCTTCGTCATGATCAGCGCAACAGACTTCACGACCATCCTTGGCGCTAATGCTGCACCAGAGACACAACACGCTCTCGTTGAAACAATCCGATGCCAAGGCGCTGTAGACATGGGTTTAGCAACAAGCACAAAAGTTGCTGGCCTAACCCGCGGTACACCCAAGATCGCACTcctctcatcaccaacacaCCGCGCCAACCACAAGACTCCCGATATTTACGTTCAATCCTACTCCATGGGTCTTCCCCACCCAACACTCCAACTCACTGGCGCAGTTTGCCTAGGATCAGCAGTTAGCATTCAGGGTACTATCGCCGCAGACCTATCAGCTACACCTATTACCGACGGACCTCCAACGCCTGAGCGTACACCATCGCCTGATATGCAGGGAGAGAGGAAGGATACTGCCAATACGAGACAGATTGTTATTGAGCATAGTAAGGGTACCATTCCTGTTCTTGTTAAGAAGAATGGGGAGGATGGGATTGAGAGCTGTGCTGTTTCGCGAACGGCGAGAAGGCTTTTCGAGGGACGAGTTTGTTACTACTTGtaa
- a CDS encoding fungal-specific transcription factor domain-containing protein produces MPVEPTPTRVRRRATEACTFCRKRKIKCNGQKPKCINCQTYEKDCVYEPVPDVTKAAGRQRHQRTKTRSVKARTESPARQASAPANEAASSIGDSEAASERSSQQAVTRDGAAPRHQSWDPSPRPMDSGVARVVVLANGESTYHGRTSALFEDNAQERPVEQEVQPRMPDHWVERGLIAEAAKQRQLEEIHFAKGQLDFDGVDPDLGMHLLSLHWNRQHHSFLITYRPAFMRDMACGGPYFSKLLLNAIYFGSSKFSPRLEVRKDINDVRTAGWRYRERVRELVGGSLDRSDITTIQALLVMTNSLFALGDERSAAWLYAGLAFRMLIDLGLHVDLTNSHQFSDEDLEIRRRVFWGAFVVDKIQSLYQGRPVTLKENDAMVPIKFIDTYSELEFWQPFAYSTSKNDYAGSPAYSISTFTALCKLSIVMSDVMSTIYTVRTTDQSPAELSKVLDKLQKKLKDWHTALPDHLKPEVANAPDATVPPPHVLSLHAMYHVLVILLHRPFVADGHLYNTFRSISVDSVIKCSAAASSICSLLRAYHRAFSVRRAPYLISYATYVAATIHCRIAAKNGKGSAAYVNLMTCLAVFKENQETNSAVQKAAVIIHRLMSKYGVVVDDLPDDALEAEPATKSRDQQPQQQQQRVQAQIGYEGLENTGNAQTESSPNQEMQPVELSGSAVPSPGSDWINIDGIIQSFLREGDFNSNEPTMYGQAASYPQKIPQVDGEHYLHTSTGQQPVYFPQGFPAGGLNSFATPVPGAGDIEGGNSWQQTSFWPANQDAAFLEDPIFGFNGSSTGEFQYIGR; encoded by the exons ATGCCCGTAGAGCCCACGCCTACCCGCGTCCGCAGGCGTGCCACAGAAGCATGCACATTCTGCCGCAAAAGAAAA ATCAAGTGTAACGGTCAGAAGCCAAAGTGTATCAACTGCCAGACATACGAGAAAGACTGCGTTTACGAGCCCGTCCCCGATGTCACCAAAGCAGCTGGCCGGCAGCGCCATCAGCGCACAAAGACCCGTAGTGTCAAGGCGCGCACTGAATCACCTGCTCGTCAGGCCAGCGCCCCCGCCAATGAGGCAGCCTCGTCAATTGGCGACAGTGAAGCAGCGAGTGAGCGCAGTAGTCAGCAAGCAGTAACACGAGATGGAGCAGCACCTCGCCATCAATCGTGGGATCCTTCACCGCGGCCCATGGATTCAGGCGTCGCGAGAGTCGTTGTCCTAGCGAACGGTGAATCGACGTATCATGGGCGCACAAGTGCCTTGTTTGAGGATAATGCGCAGGAGAGACCTGTTGAGCAGGAGGTGCAGCCGCGGATGCCGGATCATTGGGTAGAGCGTGGTCTTATCGCTGAGGCAGCTAAGCAGC GGCAACTGGAGGAGATCCATTTCGCTAAGGGGCAGCTTGACTTTGACGGCGTTGATCCCGACCTGGGGATGCATCTCCTCTCCCTACACTGGAACCGTCAACACCACTCATTCCTCATCACGTACCGTCCCGCGTTCATGCGGGACATGGCATGCGGCGGACCATACTTTTCGAAACTGCTACTCAACGCTATATACTTTGGTTCATCAAAGTTTAGTCCGAGACTTGAGGTTCGAAAGGACATTAACGATGTCAGGACTGCGGGATGGCGGTATCgtgagagggttagggaGTTGGTGGGAGGGTCGTTGGACAGGAGCGATATTACGACGATTCAGGCGTTGCTTGTCATGACGAATTCGTTGTTTGCGCTGGGTGATGAGAGGAGTGCGGCGTGGTTGTATGCTGGGTTGGCGTTTCGTATGCTCATTGATTTGGGGTTGCATGTTGACTTGACGAATTCGCATCAATTCTCtgatgaggatcttgagatACGACGTCGTGTGTTCTGGGGAGCTTTTG TGGTCGATAAGATTCAGAGTCTGTATCAAGGCCGTCCCGTCACCCTCAAAGAAAACGACGCCATGGTTCCGATAAAGTTCATCGATACATATTCTGAGCTCGAATTCTGGCAGCCTTTTGCGTACTCGACGTCAAAGAACGACTACGCTGGTTCGCCAGCATACAGTATCTCGACCTTCACTGCGCTCTGCAAGTTGTCTATCGTCATGAGCGATGTCATGAGCACCATATACACCGTTCGGACAACAGACCAAAGCCCTGCTGAGCTGTCGAAAGTGTTGGATAAGCTTcagaagaagttgaaggatTGGCATACGGCTTTACCGGATCATCTCAAGCCTGAGGTTGCGAACGCACCTGATGCCACTGTTCCTCCGCCTCACGTTCTCAGTCTCCA CGCTATGTACCACGTCCTCGTCATTCTCCTCCATCGCCCCTTCGTCGCCGACGGTCATCTCTACAACACATTCCGCTCCATATCCGTCGACTCCGTCATAAAATGCTCAGCAGCCGCCTCCAGCATCTGCAGTCTTCTACGCGCCTACCACCGCGCATTCTCCGTCCGTCGCGCCCCCTACCTAATCTCCTACGCAACTTACGTCGCCGCTACAATCCACTGTCGCATCGCCGCCAAAAACGGCAAAGGCTCAGCAGCCTACGTCAACCTAATGACATGTCTCGCCGTGTTCAAAGAAAACCAAGAGACCAATTCTGCAGTTCAAAAAGCAGCGGTTATTATTCACAGACTCATGAGCAAGTACGGCGTTGTCGTTGATGATTTGCCCGATGACGCGCTTGAGGCTGAACCGGCTACCAAGTCGCGTgatcaacagcctcagcagcagcaacagcgaGTACAAGCGCAGATTGGGTACGAAGGGTTGGAAAATACGGGGAACGCACAGACGGAATCATCGCCGAATCAGGAAATGCAACCAGTCGAACTCAGCGGTAGCGCGGTGCCGTCACCTGGTTCAGACTGGATCAACATCGATGGCATCATACAGAGCTTCCTCCGCGAGGGCGACTTCAACAGCAACGAGCCAACCATGTACGGCCAAGCCGCTTCATACCCCCAGAAAATACCTCAAGTCGACGGGGAGCACTATCTCCACACATCGACAGGTCAACAGCCAGTTTACTTTCCCCAAGGGTTTCCCGCGGGAGGACTGAACAGTTTCGCTACTCCCGTGCCCGGGGCTGGGGACATTGAGGGTGGGAATTCATGGCAACAGACGAGTTTCTGGCCGGCGAATCAGGATGCTGCGTTTTTGGAGGATCCGATTTTCGGGTTTAATGGGTCGAGTACGGGTGAGTTTCAGTACATTGGGAGATGA
- a CDS encoding mitochondrial carrier domain-containing protein — protein MDAIATTQPIAKPALPKQAVAQTTPAQKKKITPGISLAAGAVAGGVEATITYPFEWAKTVAQLSARQAPAGAVVSKSPFAVIGQTVRSDGIRAIYTGCSSLIAGTAAKAGVRFLSFDAVKAQLADANGKHSAGSNILAGMIAGAVESVTVVTPTERIKTALIDDARSGNKRLNGGFHALRTIAVERGVREIYRGLMSTTLKQSATSGVRMGSYNILKDTFKSDGKNPFMTFGIGAIAGVITVYATQPFDTIKTRSQSAKGIGMGEAVQQVLRDGGVRAFWSGSTMRLGRLILSGGIVFTAYENIAGLLMGMKK, from the exons ATGGACGCCATCGCTACAACACAACCTATTGCTAAGCCCGCACTACCTAAGCAGGCCGTAGCGCAAACAACGCCTgcacagaagaagaagattacTCCTGGTATTTCCCTGgctgctggtgctgttgccggtggtgttgaggccACAATCACA TACCCCTTTGAGTGGGCAAAGACAGTAGCGCAGCTCAGCGCCCGCCAAGCACCCGCTGGAGCAGTCGTCTCCAAATCCCCATTTGCCGTCATCGGCCAAACAGTTCGTTCAGATGGTATCCGCGCAATTTACACTGGATGCTCCTCATTAATCGCT GGAActgctgccaaggctggtgttcGCTTCCTCTCTTTTGATGCTGTAAAGGCTCAATTAGCAGATGCCAATGGAAAGCACTCTGCGGGATCAAACATTCTCGCTGGTATGAttgctggtgctgttgaGAGTGTGACTGTCGTTACGCCTACGGAACGAATCAAGACTGCTCT CATTGATGATGCTCGCTCAGGGAACAAACGTCTCAACGGCGGATTCCACGCCCTGCGCACAATCGCAGTTGAGCGCGGCGTCCGTGAAATCTACCGCGGTCTCATGTCCACCACCCTCAAGCAATCAGCCACATCCGGAGTCCGAATGGGTTCCTACAACATCCTAAAAGACACCTTTAAGTCCGACGGAAAGAACCCCTTCATGACATTCGGTATCGGCGCTATTGCCGGTGTCATCACAGTCTATGCTACACAACCGTTTGATACCATCAAGACAAGATCGCAGTCTGCAAAGGGTATTGGTATGGGCGAGGCTGTTCAGCAAGTTCTCCGTGATGGAGGCGTGAGAGCGTTCTGGAGTGGAAGTACTATGCGATTGGGACGGTTGATTCTTAGTGGTGGTATTGTTTTCACGGCGTATGAGAATATTGCAGGCTTGTTGATGGGGATGAAGAAGTAG
- a CDS encoding major facilitator superfamily domain-containing protein yields MTVSQNNETASHNEDRFDEKAEVAAVENAISSPVGHIPPIEIQARFPLLRDLSQTQMDALNKKVRSKVDWHMMPCVTLMFLMNYLDRINVSNARLAGLQEDLGMTDTVWNAGISTFYVGYLIGQLPGNLLMAKTNPKLFLPTIMLMWSAGTICMPAMTNGVGFCVVRFFIGLMEAPFFPGLTLMTSSWYTKEESPFRMAIWHAGNTISNIISGFLAAGILEHMDGIAGMHAWQWFFLIEGIVSIIVAVISFFVLPSWPNDTKFLDEQEREMAQYRILVSNGGIDEKVGGTWDGVRDAVKDPFTWYFCLMHFALVTAQSFKDFLPSIMNTFGFNKMTTYLIQAPPYALAYISACIIAWSCGHFMESTYHVVIPIILSAAGCGILIGTINVAARYVGIILLVCGTYNGLNLQLSWETTVVPAPRAKKAALIAIANCISQVSHWFSPYFYPRSQEPFYRMAGGLLLLGCALTVLSAFLVRWRAQKLNKKLDEQEGWTPNSGVERGWRYKY; encoded by the exons ATGACTGTTTCGCAGAATAACGAGACCGCCTCTCACAATGAGGACCGCTTCGATGAGAAGGCAGAGGTCGCGGCCGTTGAGAATGCCATCTCTTCGCCTGTCGGACACATTCCTCCCATTGAGATCCAAGCTCGCTTTCCGCTCCTGCGCGATCTCTCGCAGACGCAGATGGATGCACTGAACAAGAAGGTTCGCAGCAAGGTTGATTGGCATATGATGCCTTGTGTCACCCtcatgttcttgatgaa CTACCTCGATCGCATCAACGTCTCCAACGCTCGACTCGCCGGTCTGCAGGAAGATCTTGGCATGACTGATACCGTTTGGAACGCGGGTATCTCGACTTTCTACGTCGGTTACCTCATTGGTCAATTGCCCGGTAATCTCCTCATGGCCAAGACGAACCCCAAGCTCTTCCTGCCTACCATCATGCTCATGTGGAGTGCGGGTACAATCTGCATGCCCGCTATGACCAATGGTGTTGGATTCTGTGTCGTTCGCTTCTTCATTGGTTTGATGGAAGCTCCTTTCTTCCCTGGTCTGACGCTCATGACTTCATCTTGGTACACCAAAGAGGAATCGCCTTTCCGCATGGCTATCTGGCACGCTGGTaacaccatctccaacatcatcTCTGGTTTCTTGGCTGCTGGTATTCTTGAGCACATGGACGGTATTGCTGGTATGCACGCTTGGCAATGGTTCTTCCTCATTGAGGGTATTGTCTCCATCATCGTTGCTGTCATCTCTTTCTTCGTTCTCCCCTCTTGGCCCAATGACACCAAGTTCCTCGATGAGCAGGAGCGTGAGATGGCCCAGTACCGAATCCTGGTTTCCAACGGTGGtattgatgagaaggttgGTGGTACTTGGGATGGCGTTCGTGATGCAGTCAAGGATCCCTTCACCTGGTACTTCTGCCTCATGCACTTTGCCCTCGTCACTGCCCAGAGCTTCAAGGATTTCCTGCCTTCT ATAATGAACACCTTTGGCTTCAACAAGATGACCACCTACCTCATCCAGGCCCCTCCCTACGCCCTCGCTTACATCTCCGCCTGTATCATCGCCTGGTCCTGTGGTCACTTCATGGAATCAACATACCACGTCGTCATCCCCATCATCCTATCTGCAGCTGGTTGCGGTATCCTCATCGGCACCATCAACGTCGCAGCTCGATACGTCGGtatcatcctcctcgtctgCGGTACCTACAACGGTCTCAACTTGCAGCTCTCCTGGGAAACCACTGTCGTCCCCGCTCCTCGtgccaagaaggccgctcttatcgccatcgccaactGTATCAGCCAGGTCAGCCATTGGTTCAGCCCTTACTTCTACCCTCGAAGCCAGGAGCCTTTCTACCGCATGGCTGGtggccttctccttctcggcTGTGCTTTGACTGTTCTCTCGGCCTTCCTTGTTCGATGGAGGGCTCAGAAGCTTaacaagaagcttgatgagcAGGAGGGATGGACTCCTAACTCTGGTGTTGAGCGTGGCTGGCGATACAAGTACTAA
- a CDS encoding general substrate transporter gives MPQTGNQTSLYNKLVITFVAIGGTTYGYAASIIGSTIGQPGWYQFFNLPADGELGYDTITTPAIATANGLFSAGGAFACLVLMWACDYYGRLRSIQFGCALGILGGVLQCAAQNLAMFQAGRWIMGMCVGLMATVTPMYLSEMSSPLARGWLVGHHAIFLVFGYMLSSWIGFAVYFSKNLEFGWRFPLAFQVFPPLVLLLGSPWIPRSPRWLMSKGHREEAWSVLVRLRRSANDPEDLVAKEEYYQIEKQLELDAKKLEAYGGSPWRAVFQKKSYRKRMLIGFMTQWGAEFGGPLIINNYAVILYTSLGQTGYMPLLLSALWLTTAGLIYNPGGAWLHDKVNSRRKMYMTGFIGIVITTSIYCAMISLYAGTDNKAGNAIGVLFMFLYLAFQGTFCNTTMYLYVSEIFPTEIRSIGIGWSLFGQFAATIILLQTAPIGFNAVGWKYFLLVICWSVLFIPAIYFFWPETARLSLEEIGKQFGDEVAVHITDATDEERAAIDRQLMGEIHGDNKAPGNATNEIPSSNSSQYIATKQ, from the exons ATGCCGCAAACTGGGAACCAGACGAGCTTGTACAACAAGCTCGTCATTACTTTTGTCGCAATCGGCGGAACT ACATATGGATATGCAGCGTCCATCATCGGAAGCACAATCGGCCAACCGGGCTGGTACCAGTTCTTCAATCTTCCTGCCGACGGTGAACTAGGCTACGATACTATAACGACACCGGCGATCGCGACGGCCAATGGACTCTTTTCCGCTGGCGGCGCGTTTGCGTGTCTGGTGCTTATGTGGGCTTGTGATTACTATGGACGGTTGAGGAGTATTCAGTTTGGATGCGCTTTGGGGATACTTGGTGGTGTTCTTCAGTGCGCGGCTCAGAACCTTGC TATGTTCCAGGCTGGAAGATGGATCATGGGCATGTGCGTTGGTCTAATGGCTACCGTTACACCAATGTATCTCTCCGAAATGTCAAGTCCCCTCGCACGTGGCTGGCTCGTTGGTCATCATGCTATCTTTCTCGTCTTCGGCTACATGCTGTCCTCTTGGATTGGCTTCGCAGTTTACTTCTCCAAGAATCTCGAGTTCGGCTGGCGCTTCCCATTAGCCTTCCAAGTCTTCCCTCCGCTGGTCTTGCTTCTTGGCTCACCTTGGATCCCTCGCTCGCCGAGATGGCTCATGTCCAAGGGCCATCGTGAAGAAGCGTGGTCTGTTCTCGTTCGTCTTCGCAGGTCGGCCAATGATCCTGAGGATCTTGTTGCCAAAGAGGAGTACTACCAgattgagaagcagcttgagcttgatgcgaagaagcttgaggctTATGGGGGAAGTCCATGGAGGGCTgtcttccagaagaagagTTACCGCAAGCGTATGCTCATTGGGTTCATGACTCAATGGGGAGCAGAGTTTGGAGGTCCTCTCATTATC aacaacTATGCAGTCATCCTGTATACTAGTTTAGGCCAAACTGGATACATGCCGCTTTTGTTGTCGGCCTTATGGCTAACTACAGCCGGACTGATCTACAATCCTGGTGGTGCTTGGCTACATGACAAGGTCAACTCTCGCCGTAAGATGTACATGACTGGCTTCATCGGTATTGTCATTACCACTTCGATCTACTGCGCCATGATCTCGCTGTATGCTGGTACAGATAATAAGGCTGGAAATGCCATCGGCGTACTGTTCATGTTCTTGTACCTCGCCTTTCAAGGCACCTTCTGTAACACAACCATGTACCTTTACGTCTCAGAGATCTTCCCAACTGAGATACGATCCATTGGTATTGGTTGGTCTTTATTTGGACAATTTGCTG CTACTATCATTCTTCTCCAGACAGCGCCTATCGGGTTTAATGCTGTCGGATGGAAATATTTCCTCCTCGTTATCTGCTGGAGTGTTCTATTCATTCCCGCCATTTACTTCTTTTGGCCTGAGACTGCTAGACTTTCTTTGGAAGAGATTGGTAAGCAGTTTGGCGATGAAGTCGCCGTGCATATCACAGATGCGACAGATGAAGAGCGCGCGGCGATTGATAGGCAGTTGATGGGCGAGATTCATGGTGACAACAAAGCACCCGGTAACGCTACGAATGAGATTCCATCTAGCAACAGTAGCCAGTACATTGCGACCAAGCAGTAA